In Edaphobacter aggregans, the sequence GGCGGCGGTTTTTGTTTTGGAACCGGCTCAGGGTCTTGCTTACAAGACGGCTCGGAAGGGCGTAGGCCATTATAATGTGCAGGTTACGGGTGTTGGAGCTCATGCCGGGGTGGACTTTGAGAAGGGGCATTCTGCGATTCTAGAGCTGGCTAAACAGATCCAGACCATCTCTGGCTTCGTCAATTTCGCACGGCAGCTGACGGTCAACTGTGGTGTTATTGGTGGAGGAACGCGGTCAAATGTCGTCGCTTCCGAGGCGCACACCGAGGTGGATGTGCGAATATCGAAGGCCCGTGATGAGGCTTATATCCAAAAGCTGTTCGACGGACTGAGGGTCTCAGACCGGCACTGCAAGCTGACCATTACAGGCGGTATCAACCGGCCTCCCATGGAGCGGAAGGCTGGGACGATTGCGCTGTTCAAGCAGGCTCGCAGGCTGGCTGCGGAGCTGGGTTTTGAGCTTGACGAGGCGGCTACGGGGGGTGGGTCGGATGGGAACTTCACGGCTGCGCTTGGGGTGCCTACGCTCGATGGAATGGGGGCAGTAGGAGAGGGGGCTCATGCGGCGCATGAGTCGGTCGTGATTGAGCACCTGGTGCCGCGGACGGCTCTGCTGGCGGCGATGATTGCGAGTGTGGATTAGCTAAACACAGGAATCGAACGTTCTACGGCGACGTCTAAGGCGCCGGTTCCATGGTCGCCACACGCAGAACTATCGAGACTCATAGTGGCCGCGTGGCTGGCGCCATCGGAAGCACGCAAGCAAGCCGATGATGCCAATCGGAAGAAATGTTCCCGGCTCGGGTACGGGAGCAGCACTCAAGAAATCGCCGGAAGCCGACGTAAATGTCCAACCCGGGGGCAATTCCAGGAAAGCTTCAGCCGTGCGGCCAAAGTCCGCGCTTGAATCGGGGTACCCTATACCCGCTGACGCAGACACGTTCAAAGATTCCGTAAGTAATATTGGAGAGTGTGGCCCTGTGAGCGTTATCCCTGCGCTTACGACAAAAGAAGTCGGACCTTGATCGCCCGATATAGTAGAGACACTCTTACACTCAAAGATGTTGAACTCTATTACGTCCACACACGCGGTTGCTCCAGCGTTGCCTCCATTTAACCCTCCATCGACCCTCATCCCAAAAATGATTGTGCCACTTGATAAGGGATTGTCAGCCGGGGGCATGAAATCAAGATAGTTAGAGAAGTTTGCGTACGCCGATGCATCGGCGAATGTAGCTTCTCCGTTTGTACCAGCATTTCCAGATGCTGCAGCGAAGGCATGAAGCGATCCTTGCGTCGTCCCAATGCTGTTCGCGCTTGCCATCCCGAACCTGCCATCCGGGCAACTGTGCATCGTACTCTGCTCTCCGTCGGCCATCCTCAACCCCACACCACCACCCTCGTAGGATTCGTTCGCGCCGGCGCAAGCAGCACCCACCTCGCCGCTGACTTCAGCCCCATATGGGATCGTATCTGAGAAGCACGACGTTGAGATCGCTAGTAGAAACAACAGCAGGACAGAGCCAGAGAGCGCCATTTTGCCCTCCTAAAAACCAATCAGTCTACATCCACACCACATCCGCTGACACGGAATTTCTTCACCCTTCGCAAAACACCCGGCCATAGACTTCTGCTCAGGATTGCCCCTCAACTACGCTGGCGATCGATATGCCCTAGTTTGGCGCGGGCTTCTTCGAGGAGGGTGATGGTGCGGGCTATGGGGAGGCCGACTACATTGAAGTAGCAGCCTTCGATGCGGGGGATCCAGCGGGCGGCGTAGCCCTGGATTGCGTAGGCTCCGGCTTTGTCGAGAGGGTCGCCGGTGGCGATGTAGTCGGCGATTTCGGAGTCTGTGAGAACGTTGAAGGTGACCTGGGTGACTTCGACGTCGCTGACGATTTTGGCGCGGGTGGCGGCGGCTATGCCTGTGAGAACGGCGTGGGTGCGGCCGCAGAGTAGCTGAAGCATACGGCGGGCGTGGTCGGGGTTGGCGGGCTTGCCCAGGATGTGGCCGTCGCAGACGACGCAGGTGTCTGCGCCGAGGACGATGAGCGGGTCTTCGGGCGTATCGAGCGAGCGGCGGAGATTCCAGATGGTTTGGGCCTTCTCTTCGGCGAGGCGCTGAACGTAGGCGGCGGCGATTTCGTGGGGAAGGCGGTCTTCGTTGATGTCGGCGGAGTCGACGGTGAAGGTGAGTCCGGCCTGAGTGAGGAGTTCGCGTCGGCGCGGCGAGGCTGAAGCCAGGATGAGCATGCCAGATTGAGAGTATCGGCAGGGGGGATTTCGGGCAAGACGTATGTGGCCCGGTTGGTCGATGTTCATCAATAAATCGTGATATTGTAGCGGTCTGATTCGAAAATCAGGATCAGACCCACTACCACCTCGTTAACTCAATGCAGCACTGCCCTTGTGTCTGCGTGGAGTGAAGGACCGATCTCCCCTGGGAGGGATATACATTTGCCGCGATACCATGTCGTACTTGTCACGCTGATCCTCTTTCTGCTCACAGCCTGCAGTAGCGGGAACAACACAACCCCGGTCCCGGTCGCGCCTGTATTTAACAGCACTCCAGGTACGCAAGCTGTCGAGGGATCGGCTTACACTTACCAACTCACAGCAAGCGGCACTGCGGTTACCTTCTCTCTGACCAACGCCCCAATCGGCGCGACGCTCAGCGGCAATACGATCTCGTGGACACCCACGGCACAACAATCCCGGATTCCGAACAGCTTCACCATAACTGCAACTGCGTCAGGCGGCGCATCGGCAACACAGTCCTGGGCGGTAACGCCATCCGGTACCATCCGCATCAGCCGCACCGATACGTTATGGAATGAAACCGGCTCAACGAATGCGCCCTTCGACTGGAGCCGCATCGCCTCTTACGCCGCAGCGCTCGTGCCGCAATCGGATGGCTCCTTCAAATCATTCTCAGGCGCAGCAGACGCGAATGGAGTCTTCGAGATTCCCAATGTTCCCGCCGGATACTATTGGCTGAAGCTTGGACCCGTCGATACGTACTGGACGAGCAGCAGCACCTTCGACCTGGGCAGAGACGTCTTCGTTCCAATTGCCAATACCACTGCTCCGGTTACTTCGACAACACACCTCAATTTCAGTTTCACGTCTTTGGACGCGGCGGCTGGGAGCGGTCAGTTGCAACTCGATTCTCCTGAATTGGCAGCATTGAGCTATACGTCTTCGACGAATGCAGGTTCCACCACATTCGTCGGAGGACTTGTGATCAACGGTATTCTTGATCTTTCCGTAATAAAGAACGCATTCGTGAGGCAGTACGAACCGGCTTCATTTGGATCCGTGGACGGATACGTACTGGGCCCTGAACTTGCCCTGTCGAACCTGTCATTGACGACAGGCGGAATCAATACGATCACTGGAGCACTGAATCCTACGGTTCCGGCATCGATAAACCTCAGCGTCCAGGGTTCCGCATGGGCGCCCCTGCTCGATCACATTGCGCCAACGCCTCCCACCTATGTGGGAAGTGGTTTCTACGCTTCGGTTCAGCCCTATATCGCAGCGGACGGCCCAAACATATCCGGCTCAAACCCAATCGATCTCATCTGGACGAAGCCAGTCAACCCTCTCACCCTCACCCCCACCCTCACACCCGTCCTCATACCCGCTACCTGCTCGGCGAATCCGCCTTTGACAACCGATGTGGGACCCGCGACCGTGCCATACAGCGATCCGTTCCCCGCTGGTTGGAGGCGCATCTTCCGCATATGCCAGAACGCTTCGGTGGCGGTCCCGGTCCCTGGAACGGGCAAAACCCAAAGCATCTATTTAACCAATAGCCAGACGACATCACTGCCAACCGCCACAGTGAAACCGCTGATTTCGGCGGTACAGAACCCGAAGATCAACGGGGCCGACCTCTTCACGGCCAGCACGCTCAACAGCACAGTGGTAACGCTCAGCTGGGACCCGCCCGCGATTGGCACACCGTTCGGTTATAACGTGGCTATCTGGAGCCCTACTACATTGCCGGATGGCACAGTCGCTTATTTTTCCTCAGCCACGTTAAGCACGGCAAAGACCTCGATGACACTACCGCCGAATGTACTGGCGTCCGGACAAACTTACTTGTTTGTCATCACATCGCTGGTTGACGGAAAGGCCAATATGGAAACGAGCCCACACCGCTCCTCCCTGCCTATTGCGAATGCAGACCTGATATCGGCTCCCATCACTACAGCTACAAACTAAATCGCTGCCAGAACCCTACCCCCAACCCTTGTGAGCGACTGCCGCACAGTGGGACAATAGCCGCACCAGCGGCCAGTTCTTCGTCAGTTGCGGCCGAGGAAATAAGACGTGCGCTTCGAGATTTCGATTCGGACGCCGTTGTGAATGTTCGTCTGTGCCAAAGGTGTGCCGCTCGCGCATGCAGCAGCCGCGGGTTCTCACAGGCCTTCCCATAGATTGCTGATGCCTTGCTGCAGAGGGTATTGCAATGTGCCTGCGAAGCCGTCACGAAGTCTTCACGATGACATCGCATGTCATTCGGTTCTTCGCGGCGATTTTGATTGCTTTTGTATTTGTTCCCGCGCTCGAGGCCAAGACTTCCACCGTAAGCGGGGTCATCTTTACGCTCGGCTCGGATAAGGTGCAGACGGTATGGCCTAACGCACGTGTCACTCTGAAGAACGTCGACACCAAGAGTGAAGCTGCCACAATCTCCAACGATCTCGGGGCGTATGCCTTCACCGGTGTGCTGTATGGCCACTATGAGATCACCGTCACGCTGGCTGGATTTGAATCGGCTACGAAAAGTGTGACCGTTGAGAGCGAGAATCCTGCGAAGCTCGACTTTCAGCTAGTCCTAAAAGGGCGGACAGAGACCGTCACAGTCAGGGCTGAGGATACGGGCGTCGACCTCACATCGAGCTCGGGTGGAACCCCGGCTCTTAATGCCAACATTCTCAAATCTGTTGCCGTGCTCAACCAGGACTTTCAGGAGGCTTTGCCTTTGCTCCCCGGGGTCGTGCGCGGATTTGATGGCCTCATT encodes:
- a CDS encoding M20 family metallopeptidase, encoding MGGRVRRNKQKKFGDVVELRFGPARSGRKPILLLGHMDTVWPIGTLKEMPWREEKGKFFGPGVLDMKAGVVMALAAVSTLKELKLDRPVTLLLNSEEEVGSPVSRVITERLAQESAAVFVLEPAQGLAYKTARKGVGHYNVQVTGVGAHAGVDFEKGHSAILELAKQIQTISGFVNFARQLTVNCGVIGGGTRSNVVASEAHTEVDVRISKARDEAYIQKLFDGLRVSDRHCKLTITGGINRPPMERKAGTIALFKQARRLAAELGFELDEAATGGGSDGNFTAALGVPTLDGMGAVGEGAHAAHESVVIEHLVPRTALLAAMIASVD
- a CDS encoding Maf family protein, yielding MLILASASPRRRELLTQAGLTFTVDSADINEDRLPHEIAAAYVQRLAEEKAQTIWNLRRSLDTPEDPLIVLGADTCVVCDGHILGKPANPDHARRMLQLLCGRTHAVLTGIAAATRAKIVSDVEVTQVTFNVLTDSEIADYIATGDPLDKAGAYAIQGYAARWIPRIEGCYFNVVGLPIARTITLLEEARAKLGHIDRQRS